One genomic segment of Novisyntrophococcus fermenticellae includes these proteins:
- a CDS encoding co-chaperone GroES encodes MKLVPLGDRVVLKQLKAEETTKSGIVLPGQAQEKPQQAEVVAVGPGTEKVKMEVETGNQVIYSKYAGTEVKLDEEEYIIVKQEDILAVVE; translated from the coding sequence ATGAAGTTAGTACCATTGGGTGACAGAGTAGTATTAAAACAGTTAAAAGCAGAGGAAACCACAAAATCAGGTATCGTTCTTCCAGGCCAGGCACAGGAAAAACCTCAGCAGGCAGAGGTGGTTGCAGTTGGACCCGGAACCGAAAAAGTGAAGATGGAAGTAGAGACTGGAAATCAGGTTATTTATTCCAAGTATGCAGGTACGGAAGTAAAGCTGGATGAGGAAGAATACATCATCGTAAAACAGGAAGATATTCTTGCAGTTGTTGAATAA
- a CDS encoding YlbF family regulator: MSGDVVKCTEALVHAMLNSEEYQNYQRYEGELRSKPKLREQVDEFRIRNYHLQKQEGIDLYDEVDNLEREFEHIRKNALANAYLEAELAVCKMMQDTQTALVKSLNISIPDEV; this comes from the coding sequence ATGTCAGGCGATGTGGTAAAGTGCACGGAAGCGCTTGTTCATGCCATGTTAAACAGTGAAGAATATCAGAATTACCAGCGATATGAAGGTGAGCTGAGAAGTAAACCTAAGCTGCGTGAACAGGTTGATGAATTTCGAATCAGAAATTACCATCTCCAGAAGCAGGAAGGGATTGACCTGTATGATGAGGTGGATAATCTGGAAAGGGAATTTGAGCATATACGCAAGAACGCACTTGCCAATGCATATCTGGAGGCCGAATTGGCGGTCTGTAAGATGATGCAGGATACACAGACTGCACTTGTAAAGAGCTTAAATATCTCCATACCGGATGAGGTTTAA
- a CDS encoding YifB family Mg chelatase-like AAA ATPase — translation MFCSVLSAAIYGVDAVKVQVEADVSDGMPQFVIVGSVSAQVKEGQDRVRTALRNVGVAFPPKRVTINLVPADIRKDGSRFDLPMAVAFLKAVGRIPPGALDDVMVIGEVRLNGGIQGVTGVLSTVLLARESGCKRCVIPRDNIKEGNIVDGIQVIGVESLKQLITYCFDERSIKEDKEREAVDEKGDYDVDFQDILGQEYVKRAALIAACGFHNLLLRGGPGSGKSMLAKRLPTIMPELTREESLELTKIYSVAGMLPGEAPVLKKRPFRQPHHTISPQALAGGGRIPIPGEITLAHHGVLFLDELAEVSRKTIEILRQPLEDHQIIISRTGGRFLFPANFMLVGAMNSCPCGFYPDMNRCTCTMQEIIRYTNKISLPLLDRMDLCVEVPALGYEALTETGRKGKSSGELRKIVYRTLQIQQNRYQEQPWNKKDGIHYNSGLNPQDIERFCPITAEGKRLLKQAFEVYGITARGYHKIIKVARTIADLDESDVIRTEHISEAICYRSLDNLDRR, via the coding sequence ATGTTTTGTAGTGTATTATCGGCTGCAATTTATGGAGTTGATGCGGTAAAGGTACAGGTAGAGGCTGATGTCAGTGATGGTATGCCGCAGTTTGTCATAGTCGGATCTGTTTCAGCACAGGTAAAAGAAGGTCAGGATCGTGTGAGGACGGCACTTCGGAATGTTGGGGTTGCTTTCCCGCCCAAGCGGGTAACAATTAATCTGGTTCCTGCAGACATCAGAAAGGATGGTTCCAGATTTGATCTGCCAATGGCAGTCGCATTCTTAAAAGCGGTCGGAAGGATTCCGCCGGGAGCACTTGACGATGTGATGGTTATAGGAGAAGTGCGCCTGAATGGAGGTATTCAGGGGGTCACAGGGGTACTTTCCACCGTGCTTCTCGCCCGGGAATCAGGATGCAAAAGATGTGTGATACCCAGGGACAATATCAAAGAAGGAAACATTGTAGACGGAATACAGGTAATTGGAGTAGAATCCCTGAAGCAGCTGATTACATATTGCTTTGATGAAAGGTCGATAAAGGAAGACAAAGAAAGAGAAGCAGTGGACGAGAAGGGTGATTATGATGTGGACTTTCAGGACATATTGGGTCAGGAATATGTAAAAAGAGCAGCATTAATCGCGGCCTGTGGTTTTCATAACCTTTTGCTCCGGGGAGGTCCGGGAAGTGGAAAGTCGATGCTGGCAAAGCGCTTGCCGACGATCATGCCGGAACTTACCAGAGAAGAAAGTCTGGAGTTAACCAAGATATATAGTGTGGCAGGGATGCTGCCGGGGGAAGCACCGGTGCTGAAAAAAAGACCTTTTCGTCAGCCGCATCATACCATATCACCACAGGCTCTGGCTGGAGGAGGCAGGATTCCAATTCCTGGTGAAATAACACTGGCTCACCATGGGGTACTGTTTTTGGATGAATTGGCCGAGGTTTCCAGGAAGACAATAGAGATTCTCCGCCAACCGTTGGAAGACCATCAGATTATAATATCGAGGACGGGTGGAAGATTTCTGTTTCCTGCCAATTTTATGCTGGTAGGAGCCATGAATTCCTGCCCTTGCGGATTCTATCCCGATATGAACCGCTGTACCTGCACAATGCAGGAAATTATAAGGTATACGAATAAAATCAGCCTTCCTCTTCTGGACCGGATGGACTTATGTGTAGAAGTACCTGCTCTTGGTTATGAAGCATTGACAGAAACCGGAAGAAAGGGTAAATCTTCAGGAGAGCTAAGAAAAATTGTGTACAGAACACTGCAGATACAGCAAAACCGATATCAGGAACAGCCATGGAACAAAAAGGATGGAATTCACTATAACAGTGGATTAAATCCACAGGATATTGAGAGATTCTGTCCCATAACTGCTGAGGGAAAAAGGCTATTAAAGCAGGCATTTGAAGTCTACGGGATCACAGCCAGAGGTTACCATAAAATTATAAAGGTGGCGAGAACCATTGCAGATCTGGATGAGAGTGATGTAATAAGAACAGAGCACATCAGCGAAGCAATCTGCTATAGAAGTCTGGATAACCTGGATAGAAGGTGA
- the codY gene encoding GTP-sensing pleiotropic transcriptional regulator CodY gives MSVQLLDKTRKINKLLHNNNTTKVVFSDICKVLSETLDSNILVISKKGKVLGVGLCDGVQEITELIVDKVGGYVDILLNDRFLSVLSTKENVNLETLGFEGEYFKQYTAIITPIDIAGERLGTVFMYRCKPSYDIDDIIVSEYGTTVVGLEMMRSVNEENVEENRKVQVVKSAFSTLSFSELEAIIHIFNELDGDEGILVASKIADRVGITRSVIVNALRKFESAGVIESRSSGMKGTYIKVLNDYIFDELEEIKDKKNLKSHDK, from the coding sequence ATGAGCGTACAATTATTAGATAAGACCAGAAAGATAAATAAACTGCTTCACAATAATAACACTACGAAAGTGGTATTCAGTGATATCTGTAAAGTCTTAAGTGAAACGCTGGATTCCAACATTCTGGTAATCAGTAAGAAAGGAAAAGTTCTGGGGGTCGGTCTGTGTGATGGCGTACAGGAAATTACAGAATTGATTGTTGACAAAGTGGGCGGCTATGTGGATATACTTCTGAATGACCGCTTTTTAAGTGTATTGTCTACAAAAGAGAACGTCAATCTTGAGACTCTTGGATTTGAGGGCGAATATTTCAAACAATATACTGCAATTATAACACCAATTGATATTGCAGGGGAACGTCTTGGCACAGTTTTCATGTACCGGTGTAAACCCAGTTATGATATTGATGATATTATTGTGAGCGAGTATGGCACTACTGTGGTAGGATTGGAAATGATGCGTTCCGTCAACGAAGAAAATGTTGAGGAGAACCGGAAAGTTCAGGTGGTGAAATCTGCATTCAGCACATTATCCTTTTCCGAATTGGAAGCAATCATTCATATTTTTAATGAACTGGATGGCGATGAGGGAATTTTGGTTGCAAGTAAAATTGCGGACCGCGTCGGTATCACAAGATCTGTAATTGTCAATGCGCTGCGCAAATTTGAAAGTGCCGGTGTGATTGAATCCAGATCCAGTGGGATGAAGGGAACCTATATCAAGGTATTAAACGACTATATTTTCGACGAGTTAGAAGAAATTAAAGATAAAAAGAACTTAAAAAGCCATGATAAATGA
- the dprA gene encoding DNA-processing protein DprA: MERIRGMREERYEYYGREESKYPGRLKLLPRMPEGIYVKGKLPAEDEPVVAIAGARACSSYGRQLAFEYARILAECGVQIISGLAYGIDTGAHEGALAGGGKTFAVLGCGVDICYPKENYPLYRKMLAREGGVLSEFPPGSAPEAWHFPVRNRIISGLADAVLVVEARERSGSLITADYALEQGKLVFAIPGRVGDALSRGCNYLLYQGAGLAYQPECILEELGITSTPNHKIKYKIKNFSKEEQCVYQQLDILPKSLGELADITEYSMPVLSKILLTLQAKGFVEESYRNYWRKFGQY; encoded by the coding sequence ATGGAAAGGATTAGAGGTATGAGAGAGGAAAGGTATGAATATTATGGAAGGGAAGAGAGCAAATATCCAGGCCGTCTGAAATTACTGCCCAGAATGCCGGAAGGAATTTATGTAAAAGGAAAACTCCCGGCAGAAGACGAGCCTGTGGTTGCGATTGCAGGCGCCAGAGCATGTTCCTCTTATGGGAGACAATTAGCATTTGAATACGCAAGAATTCTGGCTGAATGTGGGGTTCAGATTATCAGCGGGCTTGCCTATGGAATAGATACAGGTGCACATGAAGGAGCATTAGCCGGAGGAGGAAAGACATTTGCAGTACTTGGATGTGGTGTGGACATTTGTTATCCAAAAGAGAATTATCCGCTCTATAGGAAGATGCTTGCCCGGGAGGGTGGAGTTTTGTCAGAATTCCCGCCGGGTTCTGCGCCGGAGGCCTGGCATTTTCCTGTCAGAAATCGTATTATAAGCGGCCTGGCAGACGCGGTGCTGGTAGTGGAAGCCAGAGAACGCAGTGGATCCCTGATTACCGCTGACTATGCACTGGAACAAGGAAAACTTGTATTTGCCATACCGGGAAGAGTTGGAGATGCTTTGAGCAGAGGGTGTAATTATCTGCTCTACCAGGGAGCGGGATTAGCGTATCAGCCGGAATGTATTTTGGAAGAATTGGGAATTACAAGTACTCCAAATCATAAAATTAAATACAAAATCAAAAATTTTTCGAAAGAGGAGCAATGTGTTTATCAACAACTGGATATTTTACCAAAGAGCTTGGGTGAACTTGCAGATATAACGGAGTACTCAATGCCTGTTTTATCAAAGATTTTGCTGACTTTACAGGCAAAAGGTTTTGTGGAAGAATCATACAGAAATTATTGGCGGAAATTTGGACAATACTAA
- the topA gene encoding type I DNA topoisomerase translates to MAKYLVIVESPAKVKTVKKFLGANYEVAASNGHVRDLPKSQLGIDIEHDFEPKYITIRGKGELLAGLRKSVKKADKIYLATDPDREGEAISWHLSKALKLEDKKMQRITFNEITKTAVKASLKEAREIDMNLVDEQQARRCLDRMVGYEISPLLWKKIKRGLSAGRVQSVALRIIGDREEEINAFIPQEYWSLDASFQIPGEKKPLVAHFYGKDKKININSKEEMNRILDELKGAQFEVTEVKKGERTKKAPLPFTTSTLQQEAAKVLNFATSKTMRLAQQLYEGVDIKGNGTVGLITYLRTDSTRISVEASTAAREYIAAEYGEEYTAKAEHTENKNKKAQDAHEAIRPSDITRTPAAMKDSLSRDQFRLYQLIWKRFTASRMQSAIYETTSVKIKGNDYLFTVSASRVKFDGFMSVYIQEDDEKKESNTLVRALDKNTQLKLEQLQPEQHFTQPPAHYTEASLVKTLEELGIGRPSTYAPTITTILARRYVAKENKNLYMTELGEVVNKMMKQAFPTIVDVNFTANMEALLDKVGDGSVQWKTVVRNFWPDLKESVERAEEELEQVEIADEVTDEICEVCGRNMVIKYGPHGRFLACPGFPDCKNTKPYLEKIGVSCPKCGGEIILKKTKKGRRYYGCEHNPDCDFMTWQKPSGEKCPQCGGYMLEKGNKLLCANNQCGYVAQKLKIEE, encoded by the coding sequence GTGGCAAAGTATCTTGTTATCGTGGAATCACCGGCGAAAGTGAAGACGGTGAAAAAATTCCTCGGGGCCAATTATGAAGTAGCAGCATCAAATGGACATGTTCGGGATCTTCCAAAGAGTCAGCTGGGTATTGACATAGAACATGACTTTGAGCCAAAATATATAACAATTCGTGGTAAAGGAGAGCTTTTGGCAGGTTTGCGTAAATCTGTGAAGAAGGCAGACAAAATTTATCTCGCAACTGACCCTGATCGCGAAGGAGAGGCAATTTCATGGCATCTGTCCAAGGCGTTAAAGCTGGAAGACAAGAAGATGCAGCGTATAACTTTTAATGAGATAACAAAAACCGCTGTAAAGGCGTCTCTTAAGGAAGCCAGAGAAATTGATATGAATCTGGTGGATGAGCAGCAGGCGCGCAGGTGCCTGGATCGTATGGTTGGATATGAGATCAGTCCGCTGCTCTGGAAAAAAATCAAACGAGGATTAAGCGCGGGGCGTGTTCAATCGGTTGCGCTTCGGATTATAGGTGACAGGGAAGAGGAAATCAATGCGTTTATTCCGCAGGAGTACTGGTCGCTGGATGCATCGTTTCAGATACCGGGTGAGAAAAAACCGTTAGTCGCTCATTTTTACGGAAAAGATAAAAAAATCAATATTAATTCAAAGGAAGAGATGAACCGGATTCTGGATGAATTAAAAGGTGCGCAGTTTGAAGTCACAGAAGTGAAGAAGGGTGAGCGCACCAAAAAGGCACCGCTTCCCTTTACTACAAGCACCCTGCAGCAGGAGGCTGCTAAGGTACTAAACTTCGCTACATCCAAAACCATGCGTCTTGCTCAACAATTATATGAAGGCGTGGACATTAAGGGAAATGGTACGGTAGGACTTATTACCTATCTGCGTACGGATTCTACACGTATTTCAGTAGAGGCCAGCACAGCGGCCCGGGAATATATCGCTGCTGAATACGGAGAAGAATATACGGCAAAAGCGGAGCATACAGAAAATAAGAATAAGAAAGCCCAGGATGCTCATGAGGCAATCCGTCCCTCAGATATCACAAGAACGCCGGCAGCGATGAAAGACTCCCTTTCCAGAGATCAATTCCGTCTGTATCAGCTGATCTGGAAGCGGTTTACTGCCAGCCGGATGCAGTCTGCAATATATGAAACAACATCTGTGAAAATTAAGGGAAATGACTATCTGTTTACTGTATCGGCATCCAGAGTGAAGTTTGATGGATTCATGTCCGTCTATATACAGGAAGATGACGAGAAGAAAGAAAGCAATACTTTAGTACGTGCGTTAGATAAGAACACACAGCTGAAACTGGAGCAGCTTCAGCCGGAGCAGCACTTTACACAGCCCCCTGCACATTATACGGAGGCATCGCTGGTTAAGACTCTGGAAGAACTGGGAATTGGCCGGCCAAGTACTTATGCTCCGACAATTACCACGATACTTGCACGCCGGTATGTGGCGAAAGAAAACAAGAATCTGTACATGACAGAATTGGGCGAAGTGGTTAATAAGATGATGAAGCAGGCTTTTCCGACCATAGTAGATGTAAACTTTACAGCTAATATGGAGGCACTTCTGGATAAGGTAGGTGATGGCAGTGTGCAGTGGAAGACTGTTGTGAGAAATTTCTGGCCGGATCTGAAGGAATCTGTGGAGCGTGCGGAAGAAGAACTGGAACAGGTAGAGATTGCCGATGAGGTTACCGATGAAATCTGTGAGGTATGTGGACGGAATATGGTGATTAAATATGGACCGCATGGAAGGTTTCTGGCCTGCCCCGGATTTCCTGACTGTAAGAATACAAAACCATATCTTGAAAAAATAGGTGTCAGCTGCCCAAAATGTGGAGGAGAGATTATCCTGAAAAAGACAAAAAAGGGCAGAAGGTATTATGGTTGTGAACATAATCCTGACTGTGATTTTATGACATGGCAGAAGCCGTCCGGTGAAAAATGCCCTCAGTGCGGCGGATACATGTTGGAGAAGGGGAATAAGCTTTTGTGCGCAAATAATCAATGTGGTTATGTCGCACAGAAATTGAAGATAGAAGAATAG
- a CDS encoding O-methyltransferase, with protein sequence MIVDERMLTFINSMDVGHTPFLEELEQEAKEAFVPIIRREMQSFLKVFLKIQKPERILEVGTAIGFSALFMAEYAPSNCKMTTIENYEKRIPVARRHFEEAGRQEQITLLQGDARDVLKTLEGTYDLIFMDAAKGQYIHYLPELMRLMHPGSVLISDNVLQDGDIIESHYIVERRNRTIYKRMREYLYMLKHHKELETAIVPLGDGITISVKC encoded by the coding sequence TTGATTGTTGACGAAAGAATGCTTACCTTCATTAATTCCATGGATGTCGGTCATACACCTTTCCTGGAGGAATTGGAGCAAGAGGCAAAAGAGGCTTTTGTTCCGATTATCCGAAGGGAAATGCAAAGCTTTTTAAAAGTGTTTTTAAAAATCCAAAAGCCTGAGAGAATCCTGGAGGTGGGAACTGCCATAGGGTTCTCTGCTCTTTTTATGGCTGAATACGCACCTTCGAATTGCAAGATGACAACGATTGAGAATTATGAAAAGAGAATACCGGTTGCCAGGAGACATTTTGAAGAGGCCGGAAGGCAGGAACAAATTACGCTGCTGCAAGGGGATGCGAGAGATGTACTGAAAACACTGGAAGGAACTTACGATTTAATCTTTATGGATGCTGCCAAAGGGCAGTATATTCATTACTTACCAGAACTTATGAGACTCATGCATCCGGGAAGCGTACTTATCTCGGATAATGTCCTCCAGGATGGTGATATCATAGAATCCCATTATATTGTGGAGCGGAGAAACCGTACGATTTATAAGCGCATGAGGGAATATCTCTATATGCTGAAGCACCATAAAGAATTGGAGACAGCTATAGTACCATTGGGAGATGGAATCACAATCAGTGTGAAGTGTTGA
- the sigK gene encoding RNA polymerase sporulation sigma factor SigK codes for MKTFQKPLSAQEEKAFLKKYQEGDLDAKNVLIERNMRLVAHVVKKYQGIAEDQEDLISIGTIGLIKAVSTFDHNKSSKLASYAVRCIENEILMFLRSRKKLNKEVSLYESIGTDKEGNEIHLMDVMEGDAEDTEEQYLHKENVRKLYNLVEQVLTEQEYKVLCMRYGLYGTEGLTQRAIAGKMGISRSYVSRIEKNAVIKLRNYFE; via the coding sequence TTGAAAACATTCCAAAAACCCCTGTCGGCACAGGAAGAGAAAGCATTTCTTAAAAAATACCAGGAGGGAGATCTGGATGCTAAGAATGTTCTGATTGAGCGGAATATGCGGTTGGTGGCCCATGTAGTTAAGAAATATCAGGGGATAGCGGAAGACCAGGAAGATCTGATCTCTATAGGCACCATTGGTCTGATTAAAGCTGTGAGCACATTCGACCATAATAAGAGCAGTAAACTGGCCAGCTATGCGGTCCGATGCATAGAAAATGAAATTCTGATGTTTTTACGTTCCCGTAAAAAGCTAAATAAGGAAGTATCGCTCTATGAATCTATAGGAACTGATAAAGAGGGTAATGAAATACATCTTATGGATGTGATGGAGGGAGATGCCGAAGATACGGAGGAACAATACCTCCATAAGGAAAATGTGCGAAAGCTTTATAATCTGGTTGAACAGGTGCTGACAGAACAAGAATATAAAGTGCTTTGCATGCGATATGGTCTGTATGGGACGGAAGGGCTGACCCAGCGGGCTATTGCCGGAAAGATGGGAATCAGCAGATCCTATGTTTCCAGGATTGAAAAAAATGCTGTTATAAAGCTCAGGAATTATTTTGAATAA
- a CDS encoding peptidase U32 family protein, with amino-acid sequence MREPELLVPASSLEVLKVAVIFGADAVYIGGEAFGLRAKAKNFSPEDMREGIAFAHTRDVKVYVTANILAHNEDLEGVRKYFEELKDIKPDGLIISDPGVFQIAKEVCPEIERHISTQANNTNYGTFNFWYQQGAKRIVTARELSLEEIRSIRKHIPEDLEIETFIHGAMCMSYSGRCLLSNYLTGRDANRGACTHPCRWKYSVVEESRPGEYMPVYENERGTFIFNSRDLCMIEHLPDILNAGIDSLKIEGRMKTALYVATVARTYRKAIDDYRKDPELYQQNMPWYREQISNCTYRQFTTGFFYGKPTDEAQIYDNNTYIQEYIYLGIAGERDKRGYYSTEQRNKFCVGEEIEIMKPDGRNIPATVRAIFDNEGNSMESAPHPKQKLWIDLTHEMDAFDILRKKA; translated from the coding sequence ATGAGAGAACCGGAGTTACTGGTGCCGGCAAGCAGCCTGGAGGTTTTGAAAGTGGCTGTGATATTTGGAGCCGATGCTGTCTATATCGGTGGAGAAGCCTTTGGACTGCGTGCGAAAGCTAAGAATTTTTCTCCGGAAGATATGAGGGAAGGAATTGCTTTTGCACATACGCGGGATGTTAAAGTTTATGTGACGGCGAACATTCTGGCACATAATGAAGATCTTGAAGGTGTAAGGAAGTATTTTGAAGAATTGAAGGACATAAAACCAGATGGATTGATTATTTCGGATCCAGGCGTGTTTCAGATTGCAAAAGAAGTCTGCCCGGAAATTGAGCGGCATATCAGTACACAGGCCAATAACACCAATTATGGGACATTTAACTTCTGGTATCAACAGGGGGCAAAGAGGATTGTTACCGCCCGGGAATTGTCACTGGAGGAAATACGAAGTATAAGGAAACATATTCCGGAGGATCTGGAAATTGAGACATTTATTCATGGGGCGATGTGCATGTCTTATTCGGGAAGGTGTCTGCTCAGCAACTATTTAACGGGCAGAGATGCGAACCGGGGAGCCTGTACCCACCCATGCAGATGGAAGTATTCCGTAGTAGAAGAGTCAAGACCCGGGGAATACATGCCGGTATATGAGAATGAAAGAGGAACCTTCATATTTAATTCCAGGGATTTATGTATGATTGAACATCTGCCGGATATCCTGAATGCGGGGATTGACAGCCTGAAAATTGAAGGACGTATGAAGACTGCCCTCTATGTGGCCACAGTCGCACGGACGTACCGGAAAGCAATCGATGACTATCGAAAGGATCCCGAATTATATCAGCAAAATATGCCATGGTATCGGGAGCAGATTTCCAATTGCACATATCGGCAGTTCACTACAGGATTTTTCTATGGAAAGCCTACAGATGAGGCACAGATTTATGATAATAACACCTATATACAAGAGTATATATACCTCGGGATTGCAGGAGAAAGGGATAAACGCGGATATTATTCGACTGAACAGAGAAATAAGTTTTGTGTCGGCGAGGAGATAGAAATCATGAAACCGGATGGTCGAAACATTCCGGCAACTGTACGCGCGATTTTTGATAACGAAGGAAATTCCATGGAGTCGGCACCACATCCGAAGCAGAAATTGTGGATTGATCTGACCCATGAGATGGATGCATTTGATATTCTGCGAAAAAAGGCGTAA
- the groL gene encoding chaperonin GroEL (60 kDa chaperone family; promotes refolding of misfolded polypeptides especially under stressful conditions; forms two stacked rings of heptamers to form a barrel-shaped 14mer; ends can be capped by GroES; misfolded proteins enter the barrel where they are refolded when GroES binds), with product MAKEIKYGADARAALEVGVNKLADTVSVTLGPKGRNVVLDKQFGAPLITNDGVTIAKEIELEDGFENMGAQLIKEVASKTNDVAGDGTTTATVLAQAMVHEGMKNLAAGANPIVLRKGMKKATDKAIELIAKMSKAVEGKEQMARVAAVSSGEDEVGEMVADAMEKVSKDGVITIEESKTMLTELDLVEGMQFDRGYISAYMSTDMEKMEASLSDPYILITDKKISNIQEILPLLEQIVQSGASLLIIAEDVEGEALSTLIVNKLRGTFKVVAVKAPGYGDRRKEMLQDIAILTGGAVISEELGYELKDTTMEQLGRAKSVKVQKENTVIVDGCGEKSEIDARVGQIRSQIEETTSEFDREKLQERLAKLAGGVAVIRVGAATETEMKEAKLRMEDALNSTRAAVEEGIIAGGGSAYIHASKELESFVENLDGDEKTGARIILKALESPLFHIAANAGLEGSVIINKVKESPTGVGFDAYKEEYVDMVKAGILDPVKVTRSALQNATSVAATLLTTESVVAVIKEETPAMPAGGQGMGMM from the coding sequence ATGGCAAAAGAAATTAAATATGGAGCAGACGCAAGAGCAGCTCTTGAAGTAGGTGTTAATAAACTGGCTGATACTGTAAGCGTGACACTTGGGCCAAAAGGAAGGAATGTGGTACTGGATAAGCAGTTCGGAGCACCACTCATTACGAATGATGGCGTTACAATAGCAAAGGAAATTGAACTGGAAGATGGTTTCGAGAACATGGGAGCGCAGCTGATTAAAGAAGTTGCATCCAAAACGAATGATGTGGCAGGTGATGGTACTACTACAGCTACTGTATTGGCTCAGGCAATGGTTCATGAAGGCATGAAGAACCTGGCGGCAGGAGCAAACCCGATCGTACTCAGAAAGGGTATGAAGAAAGCAACTGATAAAGCGATTGAACTGATTGCAAAGATGAGCAAGGCAGTTGAAGGCAAAGAACAGATGGCAAGAGTTGCTGCCGTATCCTCAGGCGAAGACGAAGTAGGAGAGATGGTAGCGGATGCCATGGAGAAGGTTTCTAAAGATGGTGTCATTACAATTGAAGAATCCAAGACCATGCTGACAGAGCTGGATCTGGTTGAAGGTATGCAGTTTGACCGTGGATATATTTCAGCATATATGTCAACCGATATGGAGAAGATGGAAGCTTCTTTATCAGATCCTTATATCCTTATTACAGATAAAAAAATCAGCAATATTCAGGAAATCCTTCCGCTGCTGGAGCAGATTGTTCAGTCAGGCGCAAGCTTGCTGATTATCGCAGAGGATGTTGAAGGAGAGGCATTATCCACATTAATCGTCAACAAACTTCGCGGAACATTCAAGGTAGTTGCTGTTAAGGCACCAGGCTATGGAGACAGAAGAAAAGAGATGCTTCAGGATATCGCTATTCTTACCGGAGGTGCTGTAATCTCTGAGGAACTGGGATATGAACTGAAAGATACTACTATGGAACAGCTGGGACGTGCAAAATCCGTTAAAGTTCAGAAAGAGAACACGGTGATCGTAGACGGATGCGGAGAAAAGTCTGAGATTGATGCAAGAGTTGGCCAGATTCGTTCACAGATTGAAGAAACCACATCTGAATTTGACAGAGAAAAACTTCAGGAAAGACTAGCCAAACTGGCAGGCGGTGTAGCTGTTATCCGTGTAGGAGCCGCAACAGAAACAGAGATGAAGGAAGCGAAGCTTCGCATGGAAGATGCCTTAAATTCAACAAGAGCAGCTGTGGAAGAAGGAATTATCGCCGGCGGCGGATCCGCTTATATTCATGCATCCAAGGAACTTGAGAGCTTTGTTGAAAATTTGGATGGGGATGAGAAGACAGGTGCAAGAATTATCCTGAAGGCACTGGAATCACCGTTATTCCATATTGCAGCCAATGCCGGTCTGGAAGGATCTGTAATTATCAATAAGGTAAAAGAGTCACCAACTGGTGTGGGATTTGATGCATATAAAGAAGAATATGTTGATATGGTTAAAGCAGGTATCCTAGACCCGGTTAAGGTTACAAGAAGCGCACTTCAGAACGCTACAAGTGTTGCAGCAACTTTACTGACAACAGAATCTGTAGTTGCAGTAATCAAAGAAGAAACACCTGCAATGCCGGCCGGCGGTCAGGGAATGGGAATGATGTAA